GATTGCTGTTGCATATTCAGCTCCTGTTGCAGCTGCTACTGCTGTTTTCTTGATTTACCCTATTGGTCAAGGAAGCTTTTCTGATGGTATGCCTTTAGGAATCTCTGGTACTTTCAACTTTATGATTGTATTCCAGGCAGAGCACAACATCCTTATGCATCCATTCCACATGTTAGGTGTAGCTGGTGTATTCGGCGGTTCCCTATTCAGTGCTATGCATGGTTCCTTGGTAACCTCTAGTTTGATCAGGGAAACTACTGAAAATGAATCTGCTAATGAGGGTTACAAATTTGGTCAAGAGGAAGAGACTTATAATATTGTGGCTGCTCATGGTTATTTTGGCCGATTAATCTTCCAATATGCTAGTTTCAACAACTCTCGTTCTTTACACTTCTTCTTGGCTGCTTGGCCTGTAGTAGGAATCTGGTTCACTGCTTTAGGTATTAGTACTATGGCTTTCAACCTAAATGGTTTCAATTTCAACCAATCTGTAGTTGATAGTCAAGGTCGCGTTATTAATACTTGGGCTGATATCATCAACCGTGCTAACCTTGGTATGGAAGTAATGCACGAACGTAATGCTCACAACTTCCCTCTAGACTTAGCTGCTGTTGAAGTTCCAGCTATTAATGGATAAGGTTTTTCTGCTAACATATAAGAATTTTTGAAGAAAGAAAAGACAAAAATACCCAATATCTTGTTCTAGCAAGATATTGGGTattttgaatcttttttttcttcttaatcTTTCTATTCAGAATTCAGTTAACGACGAGATTTAGTATCCTTTCTTGCATTTTCATAACTCGTAAAATGCCGAGTAGGCACGAATTCTCCCAATTTGCGACCTACCATAGGATTTGTTATGTAAATAGGTATATGTTCCTTTCCATTATGAATCGCAATTGTATGGCCAACCATTGTGGGTAGAATGCTAGATGCCCGGGACCACgttactattgtttctttctcctccttcatattgaccttttctatctttgccaataaatgatgagctacaaaaggattcgttttttttcgtgtcacagctgattactccttttttcctttttaaagaGTGGCATTCTATGTCCAATATCTCGATCGAAGTACGGAGGTCAgaataaatagaataatgatcaacggaaaaaagaaaaaaatcctttAGCTGGATAAGGGGCGGATGTAGCCAAGTGGATCAAGGCAGTGGATTGTGAATCCACCATGCGCGGGTTCAATTCCCGTCGTTCGCCCATCGCAttattgcaaattccaaaaatgcAATTTTCCATATTCCTAGTTACGTATTTACTTACGGCGACGAAGAATAAAACTA
The genomic region above belongs to Hordeum vulgare subsp. vulgare unplaced genomic scaffold, MorexV3_pseudomolecules_assembly, whole genome shotgun sequence and contains:
- the LOC123418294 gene encoding photosystem II protein D1, with product MTAILERRESTSLWGRFCNWITSTENRLYIGWFGVLMIPTLLTATSVFIIAFIAAPPVDIDGIREPVSGSLLYGNNIISGAIIPTSAAIGLHFYPIWEAASVDEWLYNGGPYELIVLHFLLGVACYMGREWELSFRLGMRPWIAVAYSAPVAAATAVFLIYPIGQGSFSDGMPLGISGTFNFMIVFQAEHNILMHPFHMLGVAGVFGGSLFSAMHGSLVTSSLIRETTENESANEGYKFGQEEETYNIVAAHGYFGRLIFQYASFNNSRSLHFFLAAWPVVGIWFTALGISTMAFNLNGFNFNQSVVDSQGRVINTWADIINRANLGMEVMHERNAHNFPLDLAAVEVPAING